From one Ochrobactrum vermis genomic stretch:
- a CDS encoding FkbM family methyltransferase produces MWPLAQDEFLKRYFRKLRDKLATQFFDTRYGRELLIHGIGPRALSVTVDCGDHVMTFSPSDYIGRKVFRKGHFERDHVTRLLTIMQDRGLPTDGKILLEIGGNIGTQTVYFAFSKAFARIISVEPDPRNFKLLQLNIAQNDLDGSVTPVRCAAGDSEGEIEFFQHLNNHGKSSMVRRSPNDISISVPVKPVSRILQEYGVFANEVGLVWMDIEGYEPVAIGTMQDLMSRRAPIYTEFTSEFYGPDRTRKFVKTLSSFYENCLIFIGEEISEIKVREIPLNKKQFDVLLLP; encoded by the coding sequence ATCTGGCCTCTGGCACAGGATGAATTCTTGAAGCGTTACTTTCGTAAACTCCGCGACAAGCTCGCAACCCAATTTTTCGACACCAGATACGGTCGCGAATTGTTGATCCATGGTATCGGCCCCCGCGCCTTGTCGGTGACCGTCGATTGCGGCGACCATGTCATGACGTTCTCCCCTTCCGACTATATCGGCAGGAAGGTTTTCCGCAAGGGACATTTTGAGCGCGATCATGTCACAAGATTGCTGACCATCATGCAAGATCGTGGGTTGCCGACGGATGGGAAGATACTGCTGGAAATTGGCGGTAATATCGGCACCCAGACCGTCTATTTTGCGTTCAGCAAGGCCTTCGCGCGTATCATCAGCGTCGAGCCGGATCCGCGCAATTTCAAGCTCCTGCAATTAAACATCGCCCAGAATGACCTGGACGGAAGCGTCACGCCGGTCCGTTGCGCGGCAGGAGACAGCGAGGGCGAAATAGAATTCTTCCAGCACCTTAACAATCATGGCAAGAGCAGCATGGTGCGCCGCAGCCCAAACGACATTTCCATTTCCGTGCCAGTCAAACCGGTTTCGCGCATTCTGCAGGAATACGGTGTTTTCGCCAACGAAGTCGGCCTGGTCTGGATGGACATCGAGGGATACGAGCCGGTGGCGATCGGTACTATGCAAGACCTGATGTCCCGCCGCGCGCCGATCTACACCGAGTTCACATCCGAATTCTACGGCCCCGATAGAACCCGAAAATTTGTCAAGACACTTTCGTCGTTCTACGAAAATTGTCTGATCTTCATTGGAGAAGAGATTTCCGAGATCAAGGTTCGAGAGATCCCGCTGAACAAGAAACAGTTCGACGTGCTGCTTTTGCCCTGA
- a CDS encoding nucleotide sugar dehydrogenase encodes MTDSAPLNGNLFTAIANRSAQVGVIGLGYVGLPLAMTIANSGFSVIGFDIDPGKIVMIDDGKSYIESVSDTLLRRHVGEGRFRARTDFSSLGDCDIIIICVPTPLTKQRDPDLSFVVKTSDAIARTLKSGQLIVLESTTYPGTTDSVVRPILEKTGLRSTRDFFLGFSPEREDPGNRDFETSNIPKIVAGDGSVASQLMTAFYGAAVKTVVPVSSNATAEAVKLTENIFRAVNIALVNELKVVYEAMGIDIWEVIEAAKTKPFGYMPFYPGPGLGGHCIPIDPFYLTWKSREYDLPTRFIELAGEINSAMPRHVVDRLAEALDRRHGKAVSRSRILIMGLAYKKNVPDIRESPSLKLIELIEARGGSTGYHDPFVATIPATREYIELRGRSSVELTEEAIKKFDAVLVATDHDQIDYQALVNWAPLIVDTRNVFGRRGISGDNIVKA; translated from the coding sequence GTGACCGACTCTGCCCCGCTTAATGGAAACCTGTTTACCGCAATCGCTAATCGCTCGGCGCAAGTGGGTGTCATCGGCCTTGGCTATGTCGGCTTGCCTTTGGCTATGACCATCGCTAATAGCGGTTTTAGTGTTATTGGCTTCGATATTGATCCTGGCAAGATCGTCATGATTGACGATGGAAAATCCTATATAGAGTCAGTTTCCGATACGCTGCTGCGCCGCCATGTTGGCGAAGGTCGTTTCCGCGCTAGGACTGATTTTTCCAGCCTTGGCGATTGCGATATCATCATCATCTGCGTTCCAACGCCGTTGACTAAACAGCGGGATCCTGACCTATCTTTCGTCGTCAAAACGTCTGATGCGATTGCCAGAACCTTGAAATCCGGTCAACTGATCGTGCTGGAATCCACCACCTATCCTGGCACCACGGATAGTGTGGTGCGACCGATCCTGGAGAAGACCGGGCTTCGCTCAACCAGGGATTTCTTCCTTGGTTTTTCGCCTGAACGCGAAGACCCCGGCAACCGCGATTTCGAAACTTCGAACATCCCGAAGATTGTGGCTGGTGACGGATCGGTGGCCTCCCAGCTCATGACTGCATTCTACGGCGCCGCCGTCAAAACTGTCGTTCCGGTCTCGTCCAACGCAACCGCCGAGGCGGTAAAGCTGACGGAAAACATCTTCAGAGCGGTCAATATAGCTCTCGTCAACGAACTGAAGGTCGTCTACGAAGCTATGGGAATTGATATTTGGGAAGTGATCGAAGCTGCCAAGACGAAACCGTTTGGCTACATGCCGTTCTATCCGGGGCCCGGACTTGGCGGTCACTGCATTCCTATCGATCCGTTTTATTTGACCTGGAAGTCGCGCGAATACGACCTGCCGACACGCTTCATCGAACTTGCCGGCGAGATCAATTCGGCCATGCCGCGCCACGTCGTCGACCGGCTGGCTGAAGCGCTCGACCGCCGCCATGGTAAGGCTGTCAGCCGCTCGCGCATTCTGATCATGGGACTTGCCTACAAGAAAAATGTTCCTGATATCCGCGAAAGCCCATCACTGAAGCTTATCGAGCTTATCGAGGCTCGCGGCGGATCGACCGGTTATCACGATCCGTTCGTCGCGACGATTCCGGCTACACGTGAATATATCGAACTTCGTGGCCGCAGCTCGGTCGAACTGACAGAAGAGGCAATAAAGAAGTTCGACGCTGTGCTCGTCGCCACCGATCACGATCAGATCGATTATCAGGCGCTGGTCAACTGGGCGCCATTGATTGTCGATACCCGAAATGTGTTCGGACGCCGTGGCATCAGCGGTGACAATATCGTCAAAGCATAG
- a CDS encoding adenylate/guanylate cyclase domain-containing protein → MDIHRITLSETLLSPVLYWLQQSALNGASLETLAEGFCERLAAAGVPLMRVHLSFSMLHPLYDALGFTWIRGKGMEIEGFRASASEKDTERYLNSPYFYLLSNNLRHLRRQIDPSVPSEFAVFDDLKEIGATDYLAFVHSFGEGNSQGMVGSWTTDIPGGFGEDVVETLLEIQNSLAVATKMAVLGKLADNMVTTYLGSNAGKRVLSGQIRRGDGETIRAVLVMGDMRQSTNLADKAGRQVYIDTLNEFFDAIAAPFNKNGGEILSFIGDGFLAVYPCGRHREPSQIAARAAMAATRQAAAAMLDMNNERKKKGLDEIRYGMGLHVGNVMFGNVGLKDRLTFSTFGSAVNEVSRLQGLTRLYPDHPIIASKAFTTYCDGDWMVLGEKKLRGVQDKVTILAPGEKNMKMNSFETTGKIKPDAGSEAEQVMLLFRNSREQKKPPKLEGNLV, encoded by the coding sequence ATGGACATTCACCGGATTACTTTATCCGAAACATTGCTCAGTCCAGTTTTATACTGGCTACAACAGTCCGCGCTTAACGGCGCAAGCCTGGAAACCCTAGCCGAAGGGTTCTGCGAAAGGCTGGCTGCGGCCGGTGTGCCGCTGATGCGCGTCCATCTGAGTTTTTCAATGTTGCACCCGCTCTACGACGCGCTAGGTTTTACCTGGATACGTGGCAAAGGCATGGAAATCGAAGGATTTCGTGCTTCGGCTAGCGAGAAGGATACAGAGCGATATCTCAATAGCCCCTACTTCTATCTTCTCAGCAACAACCTGCGGCATCTGCGTCGTCAGATCGACCCGTCTGTACCGTCGGAATTCGCGGTTTTCGATGATCTGAAGGAAATCGGCGCTACTGACTATCTTGCCTTCGTACACTCCTTCGGCGAGGGCAACAGCCAGGGCATGGTTGGTTCTTGGACGACAGATATCCCGGGTGGCTTCGGCGAAGATGTGGTTGAGACATTGCTGGAAATCCAAAACAGCCTTGCAGTTGCAACGAAGATGGCAGTGCTGGGTAAGCTCGCGGACAACATGGTTACCACTTATCTCGGTAGTAATGCCGGCAAACGCGTGTTGTCTGGCCAAATCCGCCGCGGAGATGGGGAGACCATTCGCGCAGTACTCGTTATGGGCGATATGCGACAATCGACCAACCTCGCCGACAAGGCAGGCAGGCAGGTCTATATCGATACCCTTAACGAATTTTTCGACGCAATCGCAGCACCGTTCAACAAGAATGGTGGCGAAATTCTGAGTTTTATTGGAGACGGGTTTCTTGCGGTCTACCCCTGCGGACGTCACCGGGAGCCGTCCCAGATCGCCGCTCGCGCGGCAATGGCCGCAACGCGGCAGGCCGCTGCCGCCATGCTCGACATGAACAACGAGCGAAAGAAGAAGGGGCTCGATGAGATCCGCTACGGGATGGGTCTACATGTCGGTAATGTAATGTTCGGCAATGTTGGACTTAAGGACCGACTGACGTTCTCCACCTTCGGCAGCGCAGTTAATGAAGTGTCGCGGTTGCAGGGACTGACTAGGCTCTATCCCGATCACCCAATCATCGCCAGCAAGGCGTTTACCACTTATTGCGACGGTGACTGGATGGTGCTGGGTGAGAAGAAACTACGCGGTGTCCAGGACAAGGTGACGATACTGGCGCCCGGCGAAAAGAACATGAAGATGAACAGCTTCGAGACGACCGGCAAAATCAAACCGGATGCGGGCTCAGAGGCCGAGCAGGTGATGCTGCTTTTCCGCAATTCCCGCGAACAAAAAAAGCCCCCGAAACTTGAGGGGAACCTCGTGTAA